A single Vicia villosa cultivar HV-30 ecotype Madison, WI unplaced genomic scaffold, Vvil1.0 ctg.000449F_1_1, whole genome shotgun sequence DNA region contains:
- the LOC131628384 gene encoding uncharacterized protein LOC131628384 — MAEQHRGPGMPRTRNVEPEQATGSAGVPWQQMMQKMMQQNHMMAQMMQGMQGQQPPTQVPVPQAAAGPDFRAFFRMDPPEFVGGLDSLLAHDWLAGMERVFQAIQCTEEEKVIFATQKMKGPALRWWNTASTYFTTQEIPKDWQHFKVAFLEKYFPNSVRTQKEREFQNFKQGDMSVSEYAEKVEDLADYSRQAVYAPDELWKIDQRKHTGNCEISSIRCYECGEQGHVIRKFPKKRAPEKTVGRVYALDARKAKGNNNLIAGTCYVNNQPLCVLVDCGATHSFVSTECVYRLGLEVIPLTKPMIISSATDDTVEARLICKDCSVSFNGRDYPINLICLPLKRLDVILGMDWLSLNSVYIGCKEKAIFIPADETYSDDAITKLIEVFMDYMNRIFQPYLDQFVVILIDDILVYSRTPEDHEEHLRIVLSTLREKKLYAKFIKCEF; from the exons atggctgagcaacaCAGAGGTCCCGGGATGCCCAGAACTAGGAACGTGGAGCCCGAGCAAGCAACCGGAAGTGCAGGTGTGCCTTGGCAACAGATGATGCAGAAGATGATGCAGCAAAATCATATGATGgctcaaatgatgcaaggcatgcagggACAACAACCTCCTACTCAAGTTCCCGTTCCTCAAGCTGCAGCTGGACCAGACTTTCGTGCTTTCTTCAGGATGGATCCTCCAGAGTTTGTTGGCGGACTTGACTCTCTTTTGGCCCATGATTGGTTAGCTGGTATGGAAAGGGTGTTCCAAGCTATTCAGTGTACTGAAGAAGAAAAGGTGATCTTTGCTACTCAGAAGATGAAGGGACCggctcttaggtggtggaacactgcatCTACCTATTTCACCACACAAGAGATTCCTAAGGATTGGCAACACTTCAAAGTAGCATTCTTGGAGAAGTATTTCCCTAATAGTGTGAGGACTCAGAAGGAGCGAGAATTCCAGAACTTCAAGCAAGGTGACATGTCTGTTTCTGAATATGCGGAGAAGGTCGAGGACTTGGCTGATTATTCCCGACAAGCTGTTTATGCTCCGgatgaactatggaagattgacca GAGGAAGCACACTGGAAATTGTGAGATTTCTTCTATTAGATGTTATGAGTGTGGCGAGCAAGGTCACGTAATAAGGAAATTCCCAAAGAAGAGAGCTCCTGAAAAGACTGTAGGTCGTGTGTACGCCCTGGATGCAAGAAAGGCTAAAGGAAACAACAAtctcattgcgggtacgtgttatgttaacAACCAACCTTTGTGTGTTCTAGTCGATTGTGGAGCTACTCATTCTTTTGTCTCTACTGAGTGTGTTTaccgacttggtttggaagttaTTCCATTAACCAAACCCATGATTATTTCTTCGGCGACGGATGATACTGTGGAAGCTCGACTGATTTGTAAAGACTGTTCAGTGTCTTTTAATGGTCGAGACTATCCAATTAATCTAATTTGCTTACCCCTCAAGAGGCTTGATGTTATTCTAgggatggattggttgtctcttaaTTCGGTGTATATTGGTTGCAAAgagaaggccatattcattcctgcaGATGAGACTTATTCcgatgatgcaattaccaagttgatagaag ttttcatggattacatgaatcgaaTTTTTCAACCATATCTGGACCAGTTTGTGGTGATTTTAATTGATGATATTCTTGTGTATTCTCGTACTCCCGAAGACCATGAAGAGCATCTGCGGATTGTGTTGTCTACTCTTCGAGAGAAGAAATTGTATGCCAAGTTCATTAAGTGTGAATTTTAG